ACTTGAAGGCAAACGCGTGTAAAATTGATTATATCAATTAGCTCTCTTTCCGCTTGTCATAAACCATCTTCCCGATCAGGCCCAACAGAAGCAAGACCACCAGTGAAGAACTTGCCAGGGCAATTTTCTGCCCGTAATCATATGATTTGGGCTGGAATTTGAATTCGATGTTGTGCTTGCCTGCCGGTACAGGCATTGCCCGTAAAACATAATCAGCACGGCAATGTTGAACAGGTTTGCCATCCAGAAAGGCATTCCAGCCTTCTGCATAATAAATCTCTGAAAATACAGCCAACTGTGGTTTAGTACTTTTAGATTCATAAACCAAATCATTGGGCAGGTAAGAAAGCAGTTTAATGGTGCCCTTAGTCGTATCGGCACTACTTTCAGGGATGGCAGAAACCACCTCTTTGAATCTCTTGTCGATGATGGCCTGTGAGGAGGGATCAAAATTGTTCAACCCGGCATATTCCTCATCGGCATTATTCACCAGCTTATATTGTTTAACAAACCAGGCATTGCCCAAGGCATTGAAGTTGATGATAGGCATTGCATCGGGGTTATATATGATGAACTTTGTATTCAACATGTTCAGAATAGGCAGCTGATGCAGCACCATAGCAAGAGTATCCTGAGAAACTTTCCCGGTCAATGTTTGTTGAAGGGCCATAATATCCCTTGTCAGAGGCCCGTCAATCAGATCCTGATACCTGCGGAGTTTGGCACCATGATAACCACCGATGGATTTATGGAAATAAGGAGTATAACCATCGGTAAAAGGATTACGGGTAATGTTCAATACACGGTAATCGGGATCAGTATCCTTCAGGATAAATTCATCAGCAGTGGATCTTTCAAAAGTATTTTTAGCTACCCTTTTGGTCACAAAGTTGTCGTTATTTAAATACCGCTTGTCAATGGGCCAAAGATCAACCAACATCAGAAGAGCCAAGGCACCAGTGAACCATGCACTTTTAATTTTCTTGGACACATAAGCCCAAATCAGGCCACCGCCCAAAAGGATAAAAATAAGCGAACGCCAGGCATCGCTTCTGAGCATAGAAGCCCTGTCGGCCTGCATGGCATTGAGCAACTGGCTGATCAGATTATCAGGCCACCCCGACGATTTAAGCTGTTGGGAAAGTGCAGTATCCTGGCTTGAAGTAAAATTAAAGAACAGAGAGGACATCAGGGCAAAAATAAGAGTGATACCCCCTACAATACCCAGCGAATACTTCAAAGCCTTAATGACTTTTTTCTTTTCAATCTTATTGGTGAATATATCCCTGAGGGCCAGGAAACCCAACAGGGGCACGGCAAAATTAGCGATCACCAGGATCATCGAGACCGTCCTGAACTTATTATACAAGGGGAAATGATAGAAAAAGAAATCGGTAACCATGGGTGCATTCTTTCCCCACGACAAAACTATTGAAAGTATCGAAACCACCAGCAGCCACCATTTAGCCGGACCCTTGACCAAGAACAGGCCCAGCACAAATAAAAAGCATACTATAGCCCCAAAATAAACCGGGCCGGAAGTGAAAGGCATCTCGCCCCAGTATGCAGGCAACTGACGGGAAATATTTTCAGGGCTTTGAACCCCGGCCTGCTGCAATGTTTTATAAGTTTCGGATTTTTCATCAAATCCTTCGGAACCGCCTCCCTGAAAATTAGGGATCAGCAAGGTAAAGGTCTCAGCTTTCCCGTAACTCCAGGCAAGTGCATAATCCTTATCCAAACCGGAGGATTGTTGTTGATTTGCCTGCTGATCGACAGCTTTTTTCTGAGTCAGCTCTGTTTTTCCCCTGATACTCTCTTTTCCATATTCCCAGGTTGTCCAAAGCATGGAGGTATTTGGCAATACGGCAAGAGCTGCAGAACATACAAGTATGGCCGAAGCAATAAAGAAATTTTTCAGTTCCTTCTCCTTAATGGCATAGATGAAATAAACAACCACCAAAAGCAAGATGGTGAGAAAGAGGTAAAACAGAATCTGGGGATGGTCACAGGATATCTCTATGCCCAGCGCTATAGCGGTAAAAATGCCGCCGGCCAGGTATTTCTTCTTATAAGTGAGCAAAATCCCGGCAATAACGGGAGCCATATAAGCAATTGCATAAGCTTTTGTAATATGCCCCGCCCCGATAATAATAAAATTGTACGAAGCGAAGGCGAAAGCCAGTGCCCCCGCAAAACTTATCCACTTGTCGACATTTAAAGTCAGCAGCAAAATATAGAAACCCAACAAAAGTGTGAAAACAATAGCAACAGTGGTATATGGCAGATTAAGCCGCAAAACCCGCTGAAAGAATAGATAAACATTATGATTGGGGCCCCCTTTAATCTGATAAGCAGGCATTCCGCCAAACATGGAATTTGTCCAACGGGAATCCTGGCCAGGGTGAGTTTTCTCAAAATTGATCAGCTCCTGCGACATTCCCTGGGCATGGATATTATCCATCTGTGTAAGCTCTTTTCCC
This window of the Bacteroidota bacterium genome carries:
- a CDS encoding YfhO family protein, whose product is MKQLQDLLKPLLPHILIGVLFIVISFVYFSPLMEGKELTQMDNIHAQGMSQELINFEKTHPGQDSRWTNSMFGGMPAYQIKGGPNHNVYLFFQRVLRLNLPYTTVAIVFTLLLGFYILLLTLNVDKWISFAGALAFAFASYNFIIIGAGHITKAYAIAYMAPVIAGILLTYKKKYLAGGIFTAIALGIEISCDHPQILFYLFLTILLLVVVYFIYAIKEKELKNFFIASAILVCSAALAVLPNTSMLWTTWEYGKESIRGKTELTQKKAVDQQANQQQSSGLDKDYALAWSYGKAETFTLLIPNFQGGGSEGFDEKSETYKTLQQAGVQSPENISRQLPAYWGEMPFTSGPVYFGAIVCFLFVLGLFLVKGPAKWWLLVVSILSIVLSWGKNAPMVTDFFFYHFPLYNKFRTVSMILVIANFAVPLLGFLALRDIFTNKIEKKKVIKALKYSLGIVGGITLIFALMSSLFFNFTSSQDTALSQQLKSSGWPDNLISQLLNAMQADRASMLRSDAWRSLIFILLGGGLIWAYVSKKIKSAWFTGALALLMLVDLWPIDKRYLNNDNFVTKRVAKNTFERSTADEFILKDTDPDYRVLNITRNPFTDGYTPYFHKSIGGYHGAKLRRYQDLIDGPLTRDIMALQQTLTGKVSQDTLAMVLHQLPILNMLNTKFIIYNPDAMPIINFNALGNAWFVKQYKLVNNADEEYAGLNNFDPSSQAIIDKRFKEVVSAIPESSADTTKGTIKLLSYLPNDLVYESKSTKPQLAVFSEIYYAEGWNAFLDGKPVQHCRADYVLRAMPVPAGKHNIEFKFQPKSYDYGQKIALASSSLVVLLLLGLIGKMVYDKRKES